Genomic window (Aquimarina sp. BL5):
TTTGCCCATTAAGTACAGTTCTAACACCCTCCTGTACATCGGTAATATAACCCGTTCCTCCATCATCACCTATACGCATTCCCTGAAAAATAGGTATTTCATATTCATAATAACTATCAATTGTATTCATAGTATTATCACGATTCACATCCTCTGCCGTAGGGAAAGTGGTATTACCACGATCATCATTGGCTACACTGGTCGGAGAATTTCCTTCTATACCGTTATAATCCTTGTAACGTTCTACAATATTCCCTTCAGCTTGAAGATAATAGGTGTAATTATCGTTAGCAGGATCCTCAAGGTCACTGAATCTATCTAAAATAGGATTGAGTTTTTCCTGACTATCACCCAGACCATCATATCCTACATCCTGATTTAGTCTTGCCTGCCCTTCTGTATCAAAGGCATAAATTAAGGACTGATTCACAGGAACTCTTGCGTCACCATACTCAGTTTCGAATACATCCTGATCAGAACCGTCAGCAGGAAGTCCATTTTCATATTGCTTTCTACCATCTTTTAATACATCCTCACTAATATTTCCTAAGTGAAAAGTTATAGTTCCATTTGTTGCTTCAGTCAGTGAACTTTCTCCCCCTCCTGGATCGAAAAACGGATCCATCAACCAAAACTCAATAAACTCTACATTAGATTGTTCGAAATTAGTAGAGGTTAATTGTCTCATTATTCCTCCAAAATTACTTTCGGGATCTGGCAATGTATTCAATTCACTACCTGTAGCGGTATTATTATAGTTATAAGGACCACGCTCAGAAGGCCTGTAATGAAGATCTAATGGAAATAGTGACAATGTCTGACCAGGTGGTCTATCCGTTACAGGAAATATTTCATCAATAAAAACTCTTCTTGAAGCATTAAATTCTACATCCTCATCAGTAACTCCACTAGGCCTAGAATTGCTATAAAATATTGGATCAACAGTATACCAAGAAAGATCTGCTCTTTTGAAACCGGATTCAATACCAACACGAACCTCATCATTACTACGAGGATCAAAACCGATAGGCACACTGGAGAGCTCCCAAGATAAGGCTGAACTTACATCAATTTGTGTTTGTGCGCCTTCAAAATCATCAATATAGGTCGTTACTTCTCCCCCAAAATCAGCCCCTTTTGGTGCTCCAGCAATTAAATATGCACCTTCTGCTCTAATAGAAACATTAGAAGGGACATCTGTATCAATATTAGGTAATTTATTTACCATTCTAGTAAGGAATGGTACTTCGGTAGCATAATTAACATTAAAACCTAAAAGTGTATTATTGATAGGCTCAAAATTATAGCTGGATTTTTGGGTAATTGGTCTTTCATTAAGATTCAAGTACGTACCTCCTATAATAAAATCATCACTAAATTTATGCTCAACATTTATTCCAGTAAAACGCTTAGTCTGTTGACCAAATACTGCATTATTCTCCGTCGAAACCTGAATAGGAGTGTTTGAAGATAGCAATGCTTCATCTAAAATATTAACTCGTCCCAATTGATAATTTACTGTATAATCTACTCCTTCTTGTAAAGTTCTACCCCCAGCAGTAACTGTAACTGATCCTTGTGGAACATTAAAAGCACCTAGTGGAATCCCATCCTGTCCAGAAGATTTATACCGTCCTCTTAACTGAAAATATTTATTATCAGCTCCTTGCTGTTCTGCTATTACCTTTGTTTCTGTATACAGTTCTCTAAAAACATATCTACTTTGGTTTATATTATAAATATCAGGATTATTATAGTCATTGGGGTTTGGCGCACCATCATTATCCAGTTTATTAAAAAGATGCTGTCCAAAAGGTTCTACTGTAGTAAAAATAATCCTTCCGTTTTCTGGATCGATTGTCAATCCGGGAACATAATCAAAGAAACCGTCTCCAGCTCCATCAGCTCCTTGTACTGGATCATTATTCGGGTTTAATCGATCCATATTAAAAACTGTTAACAATCTTGTCTGTTCTACATCATCCGGCAATGCAGGATCAGTAGCACTAGCGCCAGGTGCTTGAGTAATATAATTAACAGGAGAAGGATTAGCATATACTATATTCAATCTAAAATCCTGAGAATCCAATCTAAAAGCTCCTGTATTATAGATGTTTTTCATCATCAAATCCCATATTGGTAGATCAACTCTAAATATTGGACTTTTAAGCATTTTAACTACTAAACTATTACTAGATCCTGATTGAACACCTCCATCTGAATTATCTCCTATCGTAGCATCTACACCATCATTTGCAAATTCTCCAACTTGATACACATCACCACCTTCGGTATACTGAAAAGCTACTGCTAAGACCTCATCGTTATTAAGCTTTTGGTTTAAGGATATATACCCTAATTGTGTATTTAATGTATATTCATTTTGATTTAATTGTCTGGCATTTTCTAAAACTGCATAATCCTCTCCTTCTCTAAAACCAGAAATAGCACCTGTAAAACTTTGCTGAACAGTTGATATCTGACGCACTGCATTAGAAATTGAACCGGTACCTCCGATAGCAGAAGGATCTAAATCATTATTCCCATTATCAGGAAAAGAACCTGCCGGTCGATTAAATAACGAAGTTGGTATTGTAAAATTCCCTCCAATTGGAGATTCACCAAGATCCTGCAGCGCTACAATATTTCTAGCGTCCGTTAACGTCTGTGCGCTGGTCGCTCTATTCGTAACCCAAACCTCAATACGTGTGATCTGTATGTTGTTGTTTATAAAAGGGTAATTTGCAAGAGCATTATCATACGTATCTCTAAAAAAATGAGATAAGAAATAGTGCCTATTATCATCGTACTGCCAAGCATCAATTTCAAAGTCTTCAACTGTTCCTCCTCCTTCTACATTTACGGATCTAGTTTCTGATCGTTGTTCAGAATACACTGCAGTAACACTAGTTCGACCAAACTGTAATCCTAATTTTGCGCCAAAAAGACTTTGCGACCCCTGAATTAAAGAATTATTTATAGGCATGGTTACATTACCAATTTCTATACTTCTTATAATATCATCTTCAGTTGGTGTGTACTCTAATTTTATCTGATTCTGGAAATCAAATGTAGACTCTGTATCATAATTGGCCGTTATCTGAAGTCTTTTACCAACTTTACCCAATAAACTCAAACTTATTCTTTGATCAAAATCAAATGTAAAATTACTTCGGTTTCTAGGAGAAAAAGCGGGGTTATCTTGCTTCGTATATAAAATCCCTAAATCCATTTCTACAGATCCTTGCGGGATTATTTCGATTTCGTTTCCGCCAAAAATAGTTTCGAAAAAGCTCGAATTCACATAGAAAATAGGAAGAAGATTTTTACGCCTTTCTTCACTTCCTTCTGTTTTACCACTAAAAGCGCTTATTTTTTCCTTAAAATAATCTCTTCTCTGCTCCTCTTCTACTAAGCTCTCAAACTCTTCAGGAGTTAGAAAAAGGGGATATTTAACATTAAAAGACCCCAACATTTCACGATAAATATAACGATTAGTAATTGGGTCATATTCGTATTTAGCAACTATGCTATTAGGATCTGGAAGGGAAATCTCACCCAGAGAATATGTTGTACTCGTAGAATCTCGTACAGTTTCATTTTCCTGACCAAAAAGCACTCCCCCATAGAGTACGATTAAACAAACTAGTCTTTTTAAAAATTTAAAATATAAGGAATGTAATGAACTCAATGTTTTTATAAATTTTTTAGTGCTTGTTTAATAATATTTTCAACTGTTTCGACAGGGCTAACCTTTAGAATTTTGTCAACAACTTTTTCTACTTGCTTTCTATTAAATCCAAGGGTTTCTAAAGCAGATAACGCTTCATCTTTGTTAGTATTGTTTTGGGATACAGAAAGTTCATCAATATTATAAACTTTAAGAATTTTATCTTTTAAATCAATTATCAAACGCTGTGCAGTTTTTGCCCCAATACCTTTGATCGATTGTATCGTTGCTACATCATTTGATGCAATTGCATCTTTAATCTGATCAGGATGCAAAGAAGATAACATTGTTCTGGCTGTACTTGCACCAATTCCCGAAACCGAAATCAAAAGTCTAAAGATCTCTCTTTCTGATTTCTCTGCAAAACCAAATAACGTATGCGAATCTTCTTTTACTTGCAGATGTGTATATAGCTTTATTACTTCCTGGTCTGATAATAAAGAAAAAGTATGTAATGAAATATGCAGTATATATCCCACTCCATTACAATCTATTATTACATCAGTTGGATTTTTTTCTACAAGTCGCCCCTTGATTTGTGTAATCATTAGTTAAATGAATGTTAAGCATCCAAAAGTAATAAAATTATACTACAATATGGTTTAAAAAAATAAGCTTCAAAAACTTATCATTTTTGAAGCTTATTAAACTATTAAAATTTGGTCTGTAATTTAATCACTGTACCTCTCCAGAAACTAAAGAAAACATCTCTTTTTCTCTTTTTTCTTTCTCCTGAGCATCTATTACTGCTACGGCAGCAACATTAACCATTTCTTCAACACTTGCTCCTAATTGGAGAATATGAACTGGTTTTTTCATCCCCATCATTATCGGACCTATAGATTCTGAATTATTCAATTCTTTTAGCATTTTATATGTACTATTGGCGGAATCCAAATTAGGAAAAACTAATGTGTTCACCTTACGTCCATTAAGTTTTGAAAACGGGAATTTATCTTTCCGCATATCTCTATTCAAAGCAAAATCCATCTGCAGTTCTCCATCCACGATAAGATCTGGATAGTAACGATGTAAATACGAAACTGCATCTTTTACCTTAGAAGCATTTGGATGCT
Coding sequences:
- the sprA gene encoding cell surface protein SprA, which encodes MSSLHSLYFKFLKRLVCLIVLYGGVLFGQENETVRDSTSTTYSLGEISLPDPNSIVAKYEYDPITNRYIYREMLGSFNVKYPLFLTPEEFESLVEEEQRRDYFKEKISAFSGKTEGSEERRKNLLPIFYVNSSFFETIFGGNEIEIIPQGSVEMDLGILYTKQDNPAFSPRNRSNFTFDFDQRISLSLLGKVGKRLQITANYDTESTFDFQNQIKLEYTPTEDDIIRSIEIGNVTMPINNSLIQGSQSLFGAKLGLQFGRTSVTAVYSEQRSETRSVNVEGGGTVEDFEIDAWQYDDNRHYFLSHFFRDTYDNALANYPFINNNIQITRIEVWVTNRATSAQTLTDARNIVALQDLGESPIGGNFTIPTSLFNRPAGSFPDNGNNDLDPSAIGGTGSISNAVRQISTVQQSFTGAISGFREGEDYAVLENARQLNQNEYTLNTQLGYISLNQKLNNDEVLAVAFQYTEGGDVYQVGEFANDGVDATIGDNSDGGVQSGSSNSLVVKMLKSPIFRVDLPIWDLMMKNIYNTGAFRLDSQDFRLNIVYANPSPVNYITQAPGASATDPALPDDVEQTRLLTVFNMDRLNPNNDPVQGADGAGDGFFDYVPGLTIDPENGRIIFTTVEPFGQHLFNKLDNDGAPNPNDYNNPDIYNINQSRYVFRELYTETKVIAEQQGADNKYFQLRGRYKSSGQDGIPLGAFNVPQGSVTVTAGGRTLQEGVDYTVNYQLGRVNILDEALLSSNTPIQVSTENNAVFGQQTKRFTGINVEHKFSDDFIIGGTYLNLNERPITQKSSYNFEPINNTLLGFNVNYATEVPFLTRMVNKLPNIDTDVPSNVSIRAEGAYLIAGAPKGADFGGEVTTYIDDFEGAQTQIDVSSALSWELSSVPIGFDPRSNDEVRVGIESGFKRADLSWYTVDPIFYSNSRPSGVTDEDVEFNASRRVFIDEIFPVTDRPPGQTLSLFPLDLHYRPSERGPYNYNNTATGSELNTLPDPESNFGGIMRQLTSTNFEQSNVEFIEFWLMDPFFDPGGGESSLTEATNGTITFHLGNISEDVLKDGRKQYENGLPADGSDQDVFETEYGDARVPVNQSLIYAFDTEGQARLNQDVGYDGLGDSQEKLNPILDRFSDLEDPANDNYTYYLQAEGNIVERYKDYNGIEGNSPTSVANDDRGNTTFPTAEDVNRDNTMNTIDSYYEYEIPIFQGMRIGDDGGTGYITDVQEGVRTVLNGQTHGYRWLRFKVPIYEPTGLQNIGENDFRSIRFMRMVVTNFDRPVTLRFATLDLVRGDYRRYVQAGNTTNDPTSGLNINGDEVIVTSVSSEETPNYVTPPGVQREELINNNTTIREDERSLALTVNNLENDDSRGVYKSFNVDMRQYENLEMFIHAENLPEQTTLTDGELVAFIRMGNDFTNNFYQIELPLDVTEDRNSRVPDEVWPIPNRLNLKLSLLQKIKSFSNRASTTFDNTKLNYFDSNGDLIGPDSENPDPNTTLGNLRLGIKGNPNIGDVQIMMVGIKNTSGENQSGTVWFNEMRLSDLKNQGGWAAVGSLDANVADFATVSASGRISTIGFGGIEQGPNERSIEDVKQYDLTTNVNLGQLLPKKWGLQVPFNYTRGEELITPQYDPEFLDIELQDRLDAAGSSDEKDRILKQSTDYTKRQSFNVIGLRKDRTGDSKPMPYDVENFAFSGTYNQTDHRDFEIEKSLDQSVRLGGTYDFSFQPKEVEPFKKIKLLGKSKYFDLIKDFNFNLLPTSVSVNSNITRQFNEQVFRDITLGPEDIGLPPLTQRNFLFDWQYGINYNLTKSLNFSFNSANNRIVKNFIDDDGSINNSIGVWSGLFDVGDPNFHSQQLQVNYEIPFNKIPLFKFMRATYSYSADFQWTKGSEALKNLEGIPDLGNTIQNANVHTVNGSLDMSTLYKYVGLTKKKPGRNKAKKKKTAKAGEEKDGSKPALAGAKKKRTKKKSSKLTVGDKVLNTAIGLVTAVKKVNINYQQDNGIFLPGYLREPGFVGTLKPTVGFTFGSQSEIRDLAARNGWLTLYQEFNQQYREVEGRQLNIQASVDLLRDLKIDISANRNYSETYTENYRVDVNNDLEYQSLTPNLFGNYTISTLLIGTAFKKSDEFNSETFDKFRENRLVIARRLAQERGVTEDSDGDGFPNGYGRTNQAVLLPAFLAAYTGANAESVQKGAFRDVPLPNWDIKYTGLMNLKWFKKRFKRFSMAHGYRANYTINQFRANLEFNANNPDELDQGDNFKNPELYANINLTEQFSPLIRFDMEMKNSIKILAEWKKDRALSLSFDNNLLTEIQGNEYIIGLGYRVQDLTFVTRIGGKKTTLKSDLNFRADLSLRQNETIIRYLDIDNTQVTAGQDIYGIKFTTDYALSKNLTALLFYDHTFSEYSISTAFPQTTIRGGFTLRYNFGN
- the ruvA gene encoding Holliday junction branch migration protein RuvA, encoding MITQIKGRLVEKNPTDVIIDCNGVGYILHISLHTFSLLSDQEVIKLYTHLQVKEDSHTLFGFAEKSEREIFRLLISVSGIGASTARTMLSSLHPDQIKDAIASNDVATIQSIKGIGAKTAQRLIIDLKDKILKVYNIDELSVSQNNTNKDEALSALETLGFNRKQVEKVVDKILKVSPVETVENIIKQALKNL